Proteins encoded together in one Campylobacter peloridis LMG 23910 window:
- a CDS encoding ABC transporter ATP-binding protein has product MKSIIKISNLNRNFNEVKALRNINLEVKQGEWLSIMGPSGSGKSTLLNILSLMDTQSSGEYILDGKEVGNLSEEEKSIIRREKIGLIFQQFHLIPYLNALENVMLAQFYHSSIEQKDAIIALEKVGLSHRLTHLPSQLSGGEQQRLCIARALVNDPEILLADEPTGNLDEANEKNILELFCKLKKDGKTIVLITHNPDLAKFADRTIILSHGVMKSEN; this is encoded by the coding sequence ATGAAAAGTATTATAAAAATTTCAAATTTAAATCGTAATTTCAATGAAGTTAAAGCTTTGCGTAATATAAATTTAGAAGTAAAACAAGGTGAATGGCTATCTATCATGGGTCCATCAGGTTCAGGCAAATCAACACTTTTAAATATACTTTCTTTAATGGATACTCAAAGTAGTGGAGAGTATATTTTAGATGGCAAAGAGGTTGGAAATTTAAGTGAAGAGGAAAAAAGTATAATTAGAAGAGAAAAGATAGGCTTGATTTTTCAGCAATTTCATTTAATACCTTATTTAAATGCTTTAGAAAATGTTATGCTAGCACAATTTTATCATTCTAGTATAGAGCAAAAAGACGCTATAATTGCTTTAGAAAAAGTAGGACTTTCACATAGGCTTACGCACTTACCAAGTCAATTAAGCGGTGGAGAGCAACAAAGACTTTGTATAGCAAGAGCTTTGGTAAATGATCCTGAAATTTTATTAGCAGATGAGCCAACTGGAAATTTAGATGAAGCTAATGAAAAGAACATTTTAGAGCTTTTTTGCAAGCTAAAAAAAGATGGAAAAACTATAGTTTTAATCACTCACAATCCAGATTTAGCTAAATTTGCTGATAGAACTATCATTTTAAGTCATGGAGTAATGAAAAGTGAAAATTAA
- a CDS encoding ABC transporter permease: protein MANNFFIQEVFKSLIFSYKRVCVIFIAVFMGAMVSASFFNIYFDIDTKLSKELKAYGANFIITPKDDEFLSMDEFNQVKENLKAKALTPFLYGFYNLESSSAVVVGVDFANLKLTKPFMEVLKGSFSLSDFSEDSAFVGADLAKQLELKIGQELQIYNPSISKIVKVKIKAILRSNDEQDGVLIISLKKAQELAAKEAINYAQAILLGDYESLDQKAKELSKGNVEAKVIASISISEGIILEKIKALMALISLTILLISSLSVNTTLSAVIFSRKKEIALHLALGAKHKEIIKLFGAEVFVLSLSASLLGAFCGYFLANIFGYLIFNASIDFRLSSVFFAVLVSLVFAFFASILPLKKALKINVCENLKGE from the coding sequence ATGGCAAATAATTTTTTTATACAAGAGGTTTTTAAATCTCTTATTTTTTCTTATAAAAGAGTTTGTGTTATTTTTATAGCTGTGTTTATGGGGGCTATGGTTAGTGCTTCTTTTTTTAATATTTATTTTGATATTGATACAAAATTATCTAAAGAATTAAAAGCTTATGGGGCAAATTTTATCATTACTCCAAAAGATGATGAGTTTTTAAGTATGGATGAATTTAATCAAGTCAAGGAAAATTTAAAAGCTAAAGCTTTAACCCCATTTTTATATGGTTTTTATAATCTTGAAAGTTCAAGTGCAGTGGTAGTTGGGGTTGATTTTGCAAATTTAAAGCTTACTAAGCCTTTTATGGAAGTTTTAAAAGGAAGTTTTTCTTTGAGTGATTTTAGTGAAGATAGTGCCTTTGTAGGGGCTGATTTAGCTAAACAATTAGAGCTTAAAATAGGACAAGAATTACAAATTTATAATCCAAGCATTTCTAAAATAGTCAAAGTAAAAATCAAAGCTATTTTAAGAAGCAATGATGAACAAGATGGGGTTTTAATTATCTCTTTAAAAAAAGCACAAGAATTAGCAGCTAAAGAAGCGATAAATTATGCTCAGGCTATTTTGTTAGGTGATTATGAAAGTTTAGATCAAAAAGCAAAAGAACTTAGTAAAGGTAATGTAGAAGCTAAAGTTATAGCTTCAATATCTATTAGCGAAGGAATTATTTTAGAAAAAATAAAGGCTTTAATGGCTTTAATTAGCTTAACCATTTTACTCATTAGTTCTTTAAGTGTAAATACCACTCTTAGTGCGGTGATTTTTTCAAGAAAAAAAGAAATAGCCTTACATCTTGCATTAGGAGCTAAACATAAAGAAATCATTAAGCTTTTTGGAGCTGAAGTGTTTGTTTTGAGTTTGAGTGCTAGTTTGCTTGGTGCTTTTTGTGGGTATTTTTTGGCTAATATTTTTGGATATTTGATTTTTAATGCAAGTATAGATTTTAGATTGAGTTCGGTGTTTTTTGCAGTGCTTGTTTCTTTGGTTTTTGCATTTTTTGCAAGTATTTTACCACTAAAAAAAGCTTTGAAAATCAATGTTTGTGAAAATTTAAAGGGTGAGTGA
- a CDS encoding ABC transporter permease has translation MQVKIIKNSIFQNKIQKSLALLTIFLATLLMATMLNLTLGIGNEITKELRSYGSNILVLPKGASLSVEVGNKIYEPLKNQNFLEESKLHTIKEIFWRNNINAFAPFLDTQVKIQTPNASYENISLVGTYFDKAIKVQDDDDFYAGIKELYKYSQIKGNYPKDDSLDEIMLGKDLAQKYDLKINDEITITQNNQNFKVKIVGIIDLTQAFSNKIITSLLLAQKLSKKEGLFAKAEVSALTIPENDLAQKARRDVDSLNQLEYDQWYCTAYVSSIAYQIAEDFKGASTKVVSAISDAESLIVSKIQSLMAVVSIICLIVSSIAISSLMSADIFRRRSEIGLLKALGASTLQIYMIFALEGVVVALIGAVFGFAFGIGISELIALSIFNHSIVISWIILPICLFFAVLIVFLGCLFSIKGISKLSTSEVLYGK, from the coding sequence ATGCAGGTTAAGATTATAAAAAATTCTATTTTTCAAAATAAAATTCAAAAATCTTTAGCTTTACTAACGATTTTTTTAGCTACTTTGCTTATGGCTACTATGTTAAACCTCACTTTGGGTATAGGTAATGAAATCACAAAAGAACTAAGAAGTTATGGTTCAAACATTTTAGTTTTGCCAAAAGGTGCAAGTTTAAGTGTAGAAGTGGGTAATAAAATCTATGAGCCTTTAAAAAATCAAAATTTCTTAGAGGAAAGCAAACTCCATACTATAAAAGAAATTTTTTGGAGAAATAATATCAATGCCTTTGCACCATTTTTAGATACTCAAGTAAAAATTCAAACTCCAAATGCAAGTTATGAAAATATCTCTTTGGTAGGAACTTATTTTGATAAGGCTATAAAAGTGCAAGATGATGATGATTTTTATGCGGGTATTAAAGAATTGTATAAATATAGTCAAATCAAAGGAAATTACCCAAAAGATGATAGTTTAGATGAAATAATGCTAGGAAAGGATTTAGCACAAAAATATGATTTAAAAATAAATGATGAAATCACCATTACACAAAATAATCAAAATTTTAAAGTAAAAATTGTTGGTATTATAGACTTAACTCAAGCCTTTTCAAATAAAATCATCACTTCTTTACTTTTAGCACAAAAACTTTCTAAAAAAGAAGGTTTATTTGCCAAAGCAGAAGTTTCAGCTTTAACTATACCTGAAAATGATTTAGCACAAAAAGCAAGACGCGATGTAGATAGTTTAAATCAGCTTGAATATGATCAATGGTATTGCACTGCTTATGTAAGTTCTATTGCCTATCAAATCGCAGAAGACTTTAAAGGTGCTAGCACAAAAGTTGTAAGCGCGATTTCTGATGCAGAAAGTTTAATAGTATCTAAAATTCAATCCTTAATGGCAGTGGTTAGCATTATATGTTTAATCGTATCTTCTATAGCTATATCATCTTTAATGAGTGCAGATATATTTAGAAGAAGAAGTGAAATAGGGCTTTTAAAAGCTTTGGGTGCTAGCACTTTGCAAATTTATATGATTTTTGCATTAGAAGGGGTTGTAGTAGCTTTAATTGGGGCTGTTTTTGGTTTTGCTTTTGGTATAGGAATTTCAGAGCTTATTGCTTTGAGTATATTTAATCATAGTATTGTAATTTCATGGATTATTTTACCAATTTGTTTGTTTTTTGCAGTGCTTATAGTATTTTTAGGATGTTTATTTTCTATCAAAGGAATTTCTAAACTTTCTACTTCAGAGGTTTTATATGGCAAATAA